Proteins from one Podospora pseudoanserina strain CBS 124.78 chromosome 1, whole genome shotgun sequence genomic window:
- the HEM14 gene encoding oxygen-dependent protoporphyrinogen oxidase (EggNog:ENOG503NXXR; BUSCO:EOG092621GY; COG:H): MLATSQRCLARSQRLITSSHLSSSLRSSSPPRYSCLLSTTSVRRQSNHGDVDGLPTIFDRPPASVAVLGGGLTGLATAFWLAWWHPQMKITIYEASNRLGGWIDSEEVKVKGLTGEKGSVWFQRGARMVNPQHSRGPLYRYDDLAFYLLVTQLGLSEQLQNAPETEVMGKYIYYPDHLVQLPDKSMTLLEVWQTLRKEPLFEGLFPSLWSFGKTRLRQLFTSTLKPPTQDAHSKNELSVGEHFTKMFGRSDLVENVLSAVMHGIYGGDVWKLSVQRTPFWDVLKDGRYPRLPPAYTWLDTPDAELLNWVRGDACRELAEDHLTTSAHWFPSGLNELTDALVEFLKKRGNVTIRLGHRVTSMTYAAKADRVAIRTSKQPTPITYEKVISTLYAKTLADICSPGTLPSLEKSTATTIRVVNLWYPEPGLNHPHKGFGYLIPQSVPFQENRHFILGVMFDSDREWVPNPHRPGQYINRGKDTIRGTKLTVMMGGHYWDHLPPHEIPDEQTAIRYAKNAVARHLGFSRATNDTAVVSTKLCKDCIPQQLVGHRERMKAAHEELLAAFRGRVAVAGGSYQVPGVLPSIRAALDIARQIRGSFHWQAATRAVETKSITVGDTGLWRFAAPVRSMVRVDKSGFTALRGHDRRLAIIRRKRAESEREREV, translated from the exons atgctcGCCACTAGCCAGCGCTGCTTGGCTCGAAGCCAACGCTTGATCACATCCTCTCATCTCTCAAGCTCACTGcgctcatcatcgccaccgaGATACAGCTGCCTTTTGTCTACCACCTCGGTCAGGAGGCAATCGAACCATGGTGACGTCGATGGGTTGCCGACCATATTCGACAGGCCGCCCGCGTCAGTTGCGGTTCTGGGAGGCGGGCTGACGGGTCTGGCGACTGCGTTTTGGTTGGCGTGGTGGCATCCGCAGATGAAGATCACGATATACGAGGCGAGCAACCGGCTTGGTGGGTGGATCGATTcggaggaggtcaaggtgAAGGGGCTGactggggagaaggggagtgTGTGGTTTCAGAGGGGGGCGAGGATGGTCAACCCGCAGCATTCGAGGGGGCCGTTGTATCGGTACGATGATTTGGCGTTTTATCTCCTG GTTACCCAACTGGGGTTATCCGAGCAGCTCCAGAACGCGCCTGAGACGGAGGTTATGGGAAAGTATATTTACTACCCTGACCATTTGGTTCAGCTCCCGGACAAGTCCATGACCCTGCTGGAAGTATGGCAGACTTTGAGAAAGGAACCGCTTTTCGAGGGGTTGTTTCCGTCGCTCTGGAGCTTTGGGAAGACGAGGTTACGGCAACTTTTTACCAGCACTCTCAAGCCTCCTACACAGGATGCTCACTCGAAGAACGAACTCTCGGTGGGGGAACACTTTACGAAAATGTTTGGACGCTCCGACTTGGTCGAGAATGTCCTTTCGGCGGTCATGCACGGCATCTATGGTGGTGACGTCTGGAAGCTGAGCGTGCAGAGGACGCCGTTTTGGGATGTCCTCAAGGACGGGAGATACCCCCGGTTACCTCCAGCGTACACCTGGCTCGATACCCCAGATGCCGAGCTGCTGAACTGGGTACGGGGAGATGCATGCAGGGAACTGGCCGAGGACCATCTCACCACTTCGGCGCATTGGTTCCCTTCTGGCCTCAACGAGCTGACGGACGCGCTGGTGGAGTTTTTGAAGAAGCGGGGAAATGTCACGATTAGGTTGGGCCATCGGGTTACGTCCATGACATATGCCGCCAAGGCGGACCGTGTCGCTATCAGGACGTCCAAACAGCCGACCCCGATCACGTACGAAAAGGTCATCTCGACGCTCTACGCCAAAACACTCGCGGATATCTGCTCCCCTGGCACCCTCCCCTCGTTGGAGAAATCAACCGCGACTACCATCCGGGTGGTGAACCTGTGGTATCCAGAACCAGGCCTCAACCACCCACACAAGGGCTTTGGATATCTCATCCCGCAATCTGTCCCCTTTCAAGAAAACAGACATTTCATCCTGGGGGTGATGTTCGACTCGGACAGGGAATGGGTTCCAAACCCCCACCGGCCGGGGCAGTACATCAACCGAGGCAAGGACACAATCAGGGGAACGAAACTTACCGTCATGATGGGGGGCCACTACTGggaccacctccccccgcATGAAATCCCCGACGAGCAAACTGCCATTAGATACGCGAAGAATGCTGTGGCGAGACACCTCGGCTTTTCGAGAGCGACGAATGACACTGCTGTTGTCAGCACGAAGCTCTGTAAGGATTGCATCCCTCAGCAGCTTGTCGGTCACCGGGAGCGGATGAAGGCTGCGCATGAGGAGTTGCTGGCGGCGTTTAGGGGACGGGTTGCTGTCGCGGGGGGGTCATATCAGGTGCCGGGGGTGCTGCCGTCTATTAGGGCGGCGCTGGATATTGCTAGGCAGATTAGGGGGAGCTTTCACTGGCAGGCTGCGACTAGAGCGGTGGAGACAAAGTCAATTACGGTGGGGGATacggggttgtggaggtttGCGGCGCCGGTGAGGTCGATGGTTAGGGTTGATAAATCGGGGTTTACGGCGTTGAGGGGGCATGATAGGAGGCTGGCGATTATAAGGAGGAAGCGTGCGGAGTctgagagggagagggaggtgtga
- the RGR1 gene encoding mediator complex subunit (COG:K; BUSCO:EOG09260NAN; EggNog:ENOG503NWTA), giving the protein MAGAFRMENGTQNGVRSNHDREGWTNGVNGDNIKQEHRSEKGKGVAGGSGVEAGYAGNGPQVKLEELPDELQHITAEIIPLNMLLSRLAQYSHGALQDQILRLESMPLPQNLSNGNGNYHPTTQEDTSPESLEKKRMLLNFIQDLHTRWVKALVLTEWSKKADQVGKLIDIRTHLASKLELFSVTIWEMIKTKQDMLWAKIPSPDLKTALEVLARPKIHWMPDFDYLPLPEITPEESDAWIEEVNTLLSARLSLEEFERIPAPFADYKIDSGVATFSIPGEFEVDLTIGDDDFEKQFWFIDLRMTYQPTPPPLSEQARLAAETKINNALGTDGLLGAYHYLHGLTLTAKIGEFTRQAWQLRAGRWADCLQVERLNRAVAVHYWANRPHSKGNKSWIILGVNSSKGEDGRPDPKHPSYITLRWFRDGVEVKDFDISFDVDNISMDSLLEAVISRHIEHMLSSMYNKLASKPRFTHKQGRLTLCGSRKTPGDFTLRMQVLDDKDVTVGMDLYTGAFTLQAQSPMAADVQRRLNTFANPAEEGANLLELLRCHYATTALMSRAKSIRWMVSRGSPLSMDEMKSIVYSGPPSTREPFQTVWMKKVGWNPQWFIFMSMSLGGDQWWLVEIPNPQQQQRPGATGTRVKMYTKMPMATEQLRLSDQFFENLTLYATGMIAQITDLRELHSKRMAHTTREAVNYSLPAQIKMPTVYVRLSDMLGPKGGGRGLCWAQEYIPIVFKGVQADSPMKIIAEAKLTVTNRKRFQFLKGNVDHDVNYNPNIGQFSLRLRGEMGATVITLLTSRIQALDKLIELVEAIGRAGKAVVHQSVTLREVVFTYTDSVPTGNPEQQAPNNTRQQQHRPWRVRLDLTKERGVKVDLERGNPHYPVIDYIREMANSPDFENLPSWLVLSLPLYRALEKLGGVEQPGVVVTVLHRGLNWVTIRWVVQGRKVNVEVKPRRRQGTLMWSLSRVVDSPDSSSSKPPPPEQNDEFQKVLAEKVWNEKGNGWKGLTTGAAASLEGGVEEIVRLVDEVVRGVAVGGPQQQLPHYQGAPPQPTPQQQFQQAQAARFQQQMQQRQQQQMQPAANMTGGPPPPQPVIPQANMMNRGASGQGQQGRQGGNNQQGGYGSSMANALVLD; this is encoded by the exons ATGGCGGGCGCGTTCAGGATGGAAAACGGTACACAGAATGGCGTGCGCAGCAATCACGACAGAGAGGGGTGGACGAACGGCGTGAATGGGGACAATATCAAGCAGGAGCACCGTTCGGAAAAGGGCAAGGGGGTTGCTGGCGGTTCGGGGGTGGAGGCTGGGTATGCTGGCAATGGGCCACAGGTGAAGCTGGAGGAACTACCGGACGAGCTCCAGCACATCACGGCCGAGATAATACCGCTCAACATGCTGCTTTCACGGCTGGCGCAATACTCGCACGGGGCCCTTCAAGACCAGATCTTACGGCTTGAGTCGATGCCATTACCGCAGAACCTGTCCAATGGAAACGGCAACTACCACCCCACCACACAGGAGGATACTTCGCCGGAAagtttggagaagaagaggatgcttCTCAATTTCATACAGGATCTGCACACGCGATGGGTTAAAGCTCTGGTTCTGACGGAATGGAGTAAAAAGGCGGACCAGGTTGGGAAGCTCATCGACATCAGGACTCATCTGGcgagcaagctcgagttgTTTAGCGTGACGATCTGGGAAATGATCAAGACGAAGCAGGATATGTTGTGGGCCAAGATTCCGAGTCCAGATCTCAAGACTGCGCTTGAGGTTCTTGCCCGCCCGAAAATCCATTGGATGCCTGAC TTTGACTATCTGCCACTTCCAGAAATCACACCCGAGGAATCGGATGCCTGGATTGAGGAGGTCAACACCCTCTTGAGCGCCAGACTCAGCCTTGAAGAATTTGAAAGGATACCAGCGCCATTTGCCGATTACAAAATCGACTCTGGTGTCGCCACGTTCTCTATCCCGGGTGAATTCGAGGTTGACTTGACGATTGGGGACGATGACTTTGAGAAGCAGTTCTGGTTCATCGATTTGAGAATGACTtatcaaccaacaccaccgccactcTCGGAGCAAGCCCGGTTGGCTGCCGAAACGAAAATAAACAACGCCTTGGGGACCGATGGGTTGCTGGGCGCTTACCACTACCTTCACGGCCTTACCTTGACCGCCAAAATCGGGGAGTTCACCCGGCAGGCTTGGCAATTGCGAGCGGGCAGGTGGGCTGACTGCTTGCAAGTCGAGCGGCTGAATCGTGCTGTGGCCGTCCACTACTGGGCCAACCGTCCTCATTCCAAGGGCAACAAGAGTTGGATTATTCTCGGGGTGAATAGCAGTAAAGGCGAGGATGGAAGGCCAGATCCGAAACACCCGAGTTACATCACCCTTCGTTGGTTCCGTGACGGtgtcgaggtcaaggactTTGATATTAGCTTTGACGTGGACAATATCAGCATGGATAGTCTCTTGGAGGCTGTCATCTCAAGGCACATTGAGCACATGCTGTCGTCCATGTACAACAAGCTTGCGAGCAAGCCTCGGTTTACTCATAAGCAGGGGAGGCTTACGCTGTGCGGGTCCAGGAAGACACCCGGGGACTTTACGCTTAGGATGCAGGTCCTCGATGACAAGGATGTTACCGTGGGCATGGATCTTTACACAGGGGCGTTCACCCTGCAGGCTCAGTCGCCGATGGCGGCGGACGTACAGAGGAGGCTGAACACGTTTGCGAAcccggccgaggagggtgcGAATCTGTTGGAGTTGTTGCGCTGCCACTATGCGACCACTGCCTTGATGAGCAGGGCTAAGAGCATTCGGTGGATGGTGTCGAGAGGGTCGCCGCTCAGTATGGATGAGATGAAATCCATTGTCTACTCTGGTCCTCCGTCGACGAGGGAGCCGTTCCAAACGGTGtggatgaagaaggtgggCTGGAACCCGCAATGGTTCATTTTTATGAGCATGAGCCTTGGCGGGGACCAGTGGTGGCTGGTTGAAAT TCCtaacccccaacaacaacaacggccagGCGCAACCGGCACCCGGGTCAAGATGTACACCAAGATGCCCATGGCCACCGAGCAGCTCCGCCTTTCGGATCAGTTTTTTGAGAACCTTACCCTTTATGCGACCGGCATGATTGCGCAAATCACCGATCTCCGTGAGCTCCATAGTAAGCGCATGGCTCACACCACTCGCGAGGCTGTCAACTACAGTCTTCCTGCGCAGATCAAGATGCCGACGGTGTATGTCCGGTTGTCAGACATGCTAGGCCCcaagggtggtggtcgtgggCTGTGCTGGGCGCAGGAGTACATCCCTATCGTCTTCAAGGGTGTCCAGGCGGATAGCCCGATGAAGATAATCGCCGAGGCGAAACTCACAGTGACCAACCGGAAAAGGTTTCAGTTTTTGAAGGGGAATGTCGACCATGACGTCAACTATAACCCGAATATAGGGCAGTTTTCGTTGAGGCTGagaggggagatgggggcgACGGTCATAACGCTGCTTACATCCCGGATCCAAGCGCTGGATAAACTCattgagcttgttgaggcGATTGGGAGGGCTGGGAAGGCGGTGGTTCACCAGAGTGTGACGCTGAGGGAGGTCGTGTTTACTTATACTGATAGTGTCCCGACCGGAAATCCTGAACAGCAAGCACCAAACAATacccgacaacaacaacatcgacCGTGGAGAGTCCGCCTCGACCTGACAAAAGAACGGGGGGTGAAGGTTGATCTCGAAAGGGGCAATCCCCACTACCCGGTTATTGACTACATTAGGGAAATGGCCAACTCGCCTGACTTTGAGAATCTACCGTCGTGGCTGGTGCTGAGTCTACCGCTCTATCGGGCGCTGGAGAAGTTGGGTGGTGTAGAGCAaccgggggtggtggtcacgGTGCTGCACAGGGGGCTAAACTGGGTGACGATTCGGTGGGTGGTGCaagggaggaaggtgaaCGTGGAGgtgaagccgaggaggaggcaggggaCGTTGATGTGGAGTTTGTCGAGGGTGGTTGATTCCCCggattcttcttcttccaaaccacctccacctgAACAAAATGACGAGTTTCAGAAGGTGCTGGCGGAGAAGGTTTGGAACGAAAAGGGGAACGGGTGGAAAGGGTTGACGAcgggggcggcggcgagcttggaggggggggtggaggagattgttaggttggtggatgaggttgttaggggtgttgctgttgggggacctcagcaacagctgcCGCACTATCAGGGCGCTCCTCCGCAACCGAcaccgcagcagcagttcCAGCAGGCGCAGGCGGCGAGGTTTCAGCAGCAGATGCAgcagaggcagcagcagcagatgcaACCGGCGGCGAATATGACTggtggtcctcctcctccgcaaccgGTGATTCCACAGGCGAATATGATGAACCGGGGAGCGTCGGGGCAGGGTCAGCAAGGGAGGCAAGGGGGAAATAATCAACAGGGTGGTTATGGGAGTAGTATGGCCAATGCGCTCGTGTTGGATTAG
- the ZWF1 gene encoding Glucose-6-phosphate 1-dehydrogenase (COG:G; EggNog:ENOG503NWH9; BUSCO:EOG09261N64), with amino-acid sequence MAADLHTAGAVELKENTVIVVLGASGDLAKKKTYPALFGLYRNQFLPKDIKIVGYARTKMDHDEYIRRIKTYIKTPTKDTEQQLEEFLNICSYVSGQYDRDESFQQLNQHLEKLESDKKEANRLFYMALPPSVFTIVSQHLKKCCYPSRGVARVIVEKPFGKDLASSRELQKSLEPDWKEEELFRIDHYLGKEMVKNILILRFGNSFLGATWNRHHIDNVQITFKEPFGTEGRGGYFDEFGIIRDVMQNHLLQVLTLLAMERPISFSSEDIRDEKVRVLRAIPAIEPKNVIIGQYGKSLDGSKPSYKEDDTVPKDSRCPTFCALVAYIKNERWDGVPFIMKAGKALNEQKTEIRVQFKDVTSGIFKDIPRNELVMRIQPNESVYIKMNSKLPGLTMQTVVTELDLTYRRRFSDLKIPEAYESLILDCLKGDHSNFVRDDELDASWRIFTPLLHYLDDNKEIIPMEYPYGSRGPAVLDDFTSSYGYKFSDAAGYQWPTTSALGPGNKL; translated from the exons ATGGCCGCTGACCTGCACACTGCTGG GGCCgtcgagctcaaggagaacaCTGTCATTGTTGTCCTTGGCGCGTCCGGCGATCTtgcaaagaagaagact TATCCAGCCCTTTTCGGCCTC TACCGGAACCAGTTCCTGCCCAAGGACATCAAGATCGTCGGATATGCCCGGACAAAGATGGACCATGACGAATACATCCGCCGAATCAAGACATACATAAAAACTCCCACGAAGGATACGGAacagcagctggaggagttCCTCAACATTTGCTCATATGTCTCTGGTCAATATGACCGTGACGAGTCCTTCCAACAGCTCAACCAGCacctcgagaagctcgagtccgacaagaaggaggccaaCAGACTCTTCTACATGGCCCTGCCTCCCAGTGTTTTCACCATCGTGTCGCAACATTTGAAGAAGTGCTGCTACCCATCAAGGGGCGTTGCCCGTGTCATT GTCGAGAAGCCATTCGGCAAGGACCTTGCCAGCTCCCGGGAACTGCAAAAGTCTCTGGAGCCCgactggaaggaggaggagctcttCCGTATCGACCACTACTTGGGCAAAGAAATGGTCAAGAACATTCTCATCCTTCGATTCGGTAACTCGTTCCTCGGTGCCACCTGGAACAGGCACCACATCGACAATGTCCAGATCACCTTCAAGGAGCCATTCGGCACCGAAGGCCGCGGCGGTTACTTTGACGAGTTTGGCATCATCCGTGACGTTATGCAAAACCATCTTCTCCAGGTCCTTACACTCCTCGCCATGGAAAGACCCATCTCCTTTTCGTCCGAGGATATCAGAGATGAGAAGGTGCGGGTACTCCGCGCCATCCCCGCCATCGAGCCCAAGAACGTCATCATTGGACAGTATGGCAAGTCGCTGGACGGCAGCAAGCCCTCGTACAAGGAGGATGACACAGTGCCCAAGGATTCGCGCTGCCCAACATTCTGCGCGCTCGTTGCCTACATCAAGAACGAGAGGTGGGATGGCGTACCGTTCATCATGAAGGCGGGCAAGGCGCTTAATGAGCAAAAGACCGAGATTCGTGTTCAGTTCAAGGATGTTACCTCGGGAATCTTCAAGGACATTCCACGCAACGAATTGGTTATGCGCATTCAACCGAACGAGAGTGTCTACATCAAGATGAACTCAAAGCTCCCCGGTCTGACCATGCAGACGGTCGTCACCGAGTTGGATCTTACCTACCGCAGACGCTTCTCGGATCTCAAGATCCCCGAGGCCTACGAGTCGCTTATCCTGGACTGCTTGAAGGGTGACCACTCCAACTTTGTTCGTGACGACGAACTCGACGCCAGCTGGCGCATCTTtactcctctcctccactaCCTGGACGATAACAAGGAGATCATCCCCATGGAATACCCATATG GCTCGCGTGGCCCTGCCGTTCTCGACGACTTCACATCGTCGTACGGATACAAGTTCAGCGACGCTGCTGGGTACCAGTGGCCGACCACGTCGGCTCTGGGACCTGGAAACAAGTTGTGA
- the RPL33B gene encoding 60S ribosomal protein L33B (EggNog:ENOG503P41A; COG:J), which produces MPTEAGHRRESARVSAATTAATSSTRNLGTFMAAVTTKLAMVAAGLPIEGRHLSYQRSRHAVHSKTSLIKIEGVDDTNAAKLRIDYGDYRRTGVNNGHSFYLGKKVAYVYRGQKEVRGTKIRVIWGKVTRPHGNSGVVRAKFQTPLPAKSFGASVRIMLYPSTI; this is translated from the exons ATGCCTACCGAAGCTGGTCATAGACGTGAGTCTGCCCGAGTAtccgcagcaacaacagcagcgacATCGTCAACGCGAAATCTGGGCACCTTCATGGCCGCCGTCACGACAAAGTTGGCGATGGTCGCTGCTGGATTGCCAATCGA GGGTCGCCACCTGAGCTACCAACGCTCCAGGCACGCCGTCCACTCCAAGACCTCTCTCATCAAGATTGAGGGCGTTGACGACACAAACGCTGCCAA GTTGCGAATCGACTATGGGGACTACAGAAGGACAGGAGTTAACAATGGGCACAGCTTCTACCTTGGCAAGAAGGTTGCGTACGTCTACCGTGGTCAGAAGGAGGTTCGCGGCACCAAGATCCGCGTTATCTGGGGCAAGGTCACCAGACCACATG GCAACTCCGGCGTCGTCCGCGCCAAGTTCCAGACCCCTCTCCCCGCTAAGTCTTTCGGCGCCTCGGTTCGCATCATGCTctacccctccaccatctaA